The following coding sequences lie in one Carassius auratus strain Wakin unplaced genomic scaffold, ASM336829v1 scaf_tig00214511, whole genome shotgun sequence genomic window:
- the LOC113092195 gene encoding voltage-dependent calcium channel gamma-7 subunit-like, with protein sequence MSSFSTRALTLLSSVFGACGLLLVGVAVSTDYWLLMEEGIVLQQNQTTEVKMALHSGLWRVCFVAGPEKGRCVASEYFTEPEIEITTENTANILKMVRTATPFPMVSLLFVFTAFVISNIGHIRPQRTILAFISGIFFILSGLSLVVGLVLYISSINDEVMNRPREPEQFFHYHYGWSFAFAASSFLLKEGAGVMSVYLFMKRYAEEEMYRPHPALYRPRLSECSDYSGQYLHPDSWPPPQRGRSGSEVSSDISIQLNQTPLPPPAKSGRPSNPPSSSGPSSGASYHLPPASSSSSSSYPHTIHSSHSGSHAPQSLPMATPPSAVPPPRYHAHMRMSASPC encoded by the exons ATGAGTTCATTTAGCACCAGAGCACTGACGCTACTGTCGTCTGTGTTTGGGGCATGCGGTTTACTCCTGGTGGGTGTGGCTGTGTCGACAGACTACTGGCTGCTAATGGAAGAAGGCATTGTCCTCCAGCAGAACCAGACCACAGAGGTGAAGATGGCTCTGCATTCTGGACTCTGGAGGGTCTGTTTTGTGGCTG GGCCAGAGAAGGGGAGATGTGTGGCATCTGAATACTTCACCGAGCCAGAAATAGAGATCACTACTGAGAACACTGCCAATATACTGA AAATGGTGAGGACGGCCACCCCGTTTCCTATGGTCTCACTCCTCTTTGTCTTCACGGCCTTTGTCATAAGCAACATCGGCCACATCCGTCCCCAGCGCACCATCCTGGCCTTCATCTCTGGAATATTCTTCATCTTATCAG GTTTGAGTTTAGTTGTTGGTCTGGTATTGTATATCTCCAGTATCAATGATGAAGTGATGAACAGGCCTCGGGAGCCGGAGCAGTTCTTTCATTACCACTATGGCTGGTCGTTTGCCTTTGCTGCCAGCTCCTTCCTGCTCAAAGAG GGTGCTGGAGTCATGTCTGTCTATCTCTTCATGAAACGTTACGCTGAGGAAGAGATGTACCGGCCCCACCCTGCGTTGTATCGCCCTCGTCTGTCTGAATGCAGCGACTACAGTGGCCAGTACCTGCACCCCGACTCCTGGCCTCCTCCTCAGCGTGGACGCAGCGGCTCCGAGGTGTCCAGTGACATCTCCATTCAGCTCAACCAGACCCCGCTGCCTCCTCCGGCGAAAAGCGGCAGGCCCTCCAATCCACCCTCTTCCTCGGGCCCCTCGTCCGGGGCCAGCTATCACCTCCCACctgcttcttcctcctcttcctcttcctatCCTCACACCATCCACTCCTCCCATTCCGGCAGCCACGCCCCTCAGTCCCTCCCAATGGCCACGCCCCCCTCTGCAGTCCCTCCCCCTCGCTACCATGCGCATATGCGTATGAGCGCCTCCCCATGTTAG
- the LOC113092196 gene encoding voltage-dependent calcium channel gamma-4 subunit-like: MDGKGRHIPPAMVWCERGIQVLLTTVGAFAAFALMTVAIGTDYWLYARAFICNSTANSSQDDPHNKDKKDPGALTHSGLWRICCLEGLKRGVCSQINHFPDDADYDQDAAEYLLRVVRASSIFPILSAILLLLGGVCVASSRFYKTKRHIILGSGILFVVAGLSNIIGVIVYISAALSDISPKKDEDKKWHYSYGWSFYFGGLSFILAEVVGVLAVNIYIERNKELRCRSRTDLFRSTTSAVLRLPGYRFRRRSSRSSSHSTAEPTRSREQSPTSAIAPKNFGPPLAAGPPPFSVATLPNPHTHSGGGMGDISMYTLGREGKPPMYGTVDRATLYQLHNYFPKEGGGGALMTGTLPSLSKSNLAASTNATLNTSSSSGPQQAPMSAGSSATMERDRGMGTLDRLGKGDSSNTNTLNRRTTPV; this comes from the exons ATGGATGGGAAGGGAAGACACATTCCTCCAG CCATGGTGTGGTGCGAGCGGGGAATTCAGGTGCTTCTCACCACTGTGGGAGCATTCGCAGCCTTCGCCTTGATGACCGTAGCCATTGGCACGGACTACTGGCTGTACGCTCGGGCCTTTATCTGCAACAGCACTGCCAACTCCTCTCAGGATGACCCCCACAACAAGGACAAGAAGGATCCTGGAGCCCTCACCCACTCCGGCCTCTGGAGAATTTGCTGCCTGGAAG GATTGAAGAGAGGAGTATGTTCCCAGATTAATCATTTCCCAGATGATGCTGATTATGATCAGGATGCTGCAGAGTATCTTTTAC GTGTAGTCAGGGCCTCCAGTATATTTCCTATCCTCAGTGCCATATTATTGCTGCTAGGTGGAGTGTGTGTGGCTTCTAGTCGGTTCTACAAAACCAAAAGACACATCATTTTGGGATCAGGCATTTTGTTTGTAGTGGCAG GCCTGAGCAACATCATAGGTGTCATTGTATACATCTCGGCGGCTCTCAGCGACATCTCTCCCAAAAAGGACGAGGACAAGAAGTGGCATTACTCCTACGGCTGGTCCTTCTACTTCGGCGGCTTGTCGTTCATCCTGGCGGAAGTGGTGGGCGTGCTGGCCGTCAACATCTACATCGAGCGCAACAAAGAACTGCGCTGCCGCTCACGCACCGACCTCTTCCGCAGCACGACCTCGGCTGTGTTACGCCTGCCGGGATACCGCTTCCGCCGGCGCTCCTCTCGCTCCAGCTCGCACTCCACAGCGGAGCCGACCCGCTCCCGTGAGCAGTCCCCCACCTCCGCCATCGCACCCAAGAACTTCGGCCCGCCACTGGCCGCCGGCCCACCGCCCTTTTCAGTAGCCACGCTTCCCAATCCGCACACACACTCCGGAGGAGGCATGGGGGATATATCCATGTACACACTTGGCAGGGAAGGTAAGCCGCCCATGTACGGTACAGTCGACCGGGCCACGCTCTACCAGCTGCACAATTACTTTCCGAAAGAGGGCGGCGGCGGAGCGCTTATGACGGGAACGCTGCCCTCTCTCTCTAAGTCGAACCTAGCTGCATCGACCAACGCCACCCTCAACACTTCGTCTTCCTCCGGCCCCCAGCAGGCGCCGATGTCCGCCGGCTCCTCCGCCACCATGGAGAGGGATCGAGGGATGGGAACCTTGGATCGGCTTGGCAAAGGAGACAGTTCAAACACTAACACTCTCAACAGGAGAACAACACCTGTGTAA